The Lycium ferocissimum isolate CSIRO_LF1 chromosome 1, AGI_CSIRO_Lferr_CH_V1, whole genome shotgun sequence genome includes a region encoding these proteins:
- the LOC132055343 gene encoding uncharacterized protein LOC132055343 translates to MNPQAFIRLSIGSLGLRMPGTPLSGAKSRRSELSFPCVCEIRLRGFPVQTASIPLVSSTESTPDTNNIASSFYLQESDLKALLTPGCLLKHHACLEIVVFRGRKGTHCGVGIKRQQIGTFKLEVGPEWGDGQPVILFNGWIRIGKSKWINGSPGAELHLRVKLDPDPRYVFQFEDKTKLSPQIVQLQGTIKQPIFSCKFSQDWVSPRDPLSNFWSSPFDGSELDIGKRERKGWKVKIHDLSGSAVAAAFITTPFVPSTGRDWVARSNPGAWLIVRSDVCRPESWQPWGRLEAWRERGGIRDSICCRFHLLSEGQEHGDLLMSEILISAEKGGEFYIDTDRQVRAASTPLHSPRGSGDYAALSPAAGGFVMSCRVQGEGKCSKPLVQLAMRHVTCVEDVAIFMALAAAVDLSIEACRPFHRKLRRSASHSW, encoded by the exons ATGAATCCTCAGGCCTTCATTAGGCTCTCAATAGGATCGCTTGGATTGAGAATGCCTGGGACACCTTTAAGTGGTGCAAAATCTAGGAGAAGTGAATTATCTTTTCCCTGTGTGTGCGAGATCCGTCTTCGAGGTTTCCCTGTGCAAACAGCATCGATTCCATTGGTATCTTCGACTGAATCTACTCCAGACACTAACAATATCGCTTCCAGTTTTTATCTTCAAGAATCTGATTTGAAAGCGTTACTGACACCTGGCTGTTTATTAAAGCATCATGCATGTCTGGAGATAGTTGTTTTCAGAGGACGCAAAGGAACTCACTGTGGTGTTGGTATTAAAAGGCAACAGATTGGGACATTTAAGTTGGAAGTAGGTCCTGAGTGGGGTGACGGACAACCAGTCATTCTGTTCAATGGCTGGATACGCATTGGCAAGAGCAAGTGGATAAATGGAAGCCCTGGAGCAGAGCTTCATTTGAGAGTGAAGCTAGACCCCGATCCAAGATATGTTTTCCAGTTTGAAGATAAGACCAAACTAAGTCCTCAAATTGTCCAGCTTCAAGGAACCATCAAGCAACCTATTTTTAGTTGCAAGTTTAGCCAAGACTG GGTATCTCCACGAGATCCACTGAGTAATTTTTGGTCTAGCCCTTTTGATGGTTCCGAGCTGGACAttggaaaaagagagaggaaagGATGGAAGGTGAAGATACATGATCTCTCTGGGTCGGCTGTTGCAGCAGCCTTCATAACAACTCCTTTTGTGCCTTCAACAGGTCGTGATTGGGTGGCCAGATCCAACCCAGGAGCTTGGTTGATTGTTCGTTCTGATGTTTGCAGGCCTGAAAGCTGGCAGCCATGGGGAAGGCTTGAAGCATGGCGTGAACGTGGTGGGATCAGAGACTCCATTTGCTGTCGCTTTCATCTACTATCCGAGGGTCAGGAACACGGGGATCTTCTCATGTCTGAAATCTTGATCAGCGCTGAAAAGGGTGGGGAGTTCTACATAGACACGGACAGACAGGTACGAGCAGCATCGACTCCATTGCATAGTCCAAGAGGCAGTGGAGACTATGCGGCACTAAGTCCAGCAGCAGGCGGGTTTGTCATGAGCTGTCGGGTGCAAGGGGAAGGGAAATGCAGCAAGCCCCTTGTGCAGCTTGCCATGCGACATGTCACCTGTGTGGAGGATGTTGCCATTTTCATGGCTCTTGCAGCTGCAGTTGATCTGAGCATCGAAGCATGCAGGCCTTTTCACAGAAAGCTCCGTAGAAGTGCTAGCCATTCCTGGtga